One part of the Flavobacterium johnsoniae UW101 genome encodes these proteins:
- a CDS encoding SH3 domain-containing protein translates to MKNIISLIILLLVSCTGKTDSKKNNLGNSNDSKDAPYNLTDLGDGKKFNYDTLSVDYINRLKTSLINNNFKFPDEQTFKKRTLEVFKINLYDYKNNIIVLRPAMFTEIAIKESKFILIEDEETDGIKNAVNENLELYYNSYVFYEDKIAFNWLKSRYKQQLIDLVVQYGYDSDKELVRFVFKNFDFDDSVSFHDLIFTYDVKSKKYILRESILNDIESIIYKGTVEGYTEAKEGNGYNSFSDIIEKIRSNSNNYLDAEKYIAFLYEKDLRVGVVGHIESNLSKNTKYKTFLKENNYFNLKRLQDYVENVYGGDSDSDEVSKIFKISDPDGFTNLRKEKNSSSEILQKINNNAEVEVLDDSGNWWLIKTSSGNKGYVYKTKIKVE, encoded by the coding sequence ATGAAAAATATAATTTCTTTAATAATTCTGTTGCTAGTTTCTTGTACTGGAAAAACAGACAGCAAAAAAAATAATTTAGGGAATTCTAATGATTCAAAAGATGCCCCTTATAATTTAACGGATTTAGGAGATGGTAAAAAGTTTAATTATGATACTTTGTCTGTAGATTATATTAACAGGTTAAAAACAAGCCTCATAAACAATAATTTTAAATTTCCAGATGAACAAACATTTAAAAAAAGAACTCTAGAGGTTTTTAAAATAAATTTGTATGATTATAAAAACAATATTATTGTTTTGAGACCAGCAATGTTTACTGAAATAGCAATCAAAGAAAGTAAATTTATCTTAATTGAAGATGAAGAAACTGATGGTATTAAAAATGCAGTTAATGAAAACCTTGAACTTTATTATAATTCTTATGTATTCTATGAGGATAAAATCGCATTTAATTGGTTGAAATCTCGTTATAAACAGCAGTTAATAGATTTAGTTGTACAATATGGTTATGATTCTGATAAAGAGTTAGTGAGATTTGTATTTAAAAATTTCGATTTTGATGATAGCGTTTCATTCCATGATTTAATTTTTACATACGATGTAAAATCTAAAAAGTATATTTTAAGAGAAAGTATTCTAAATGATATTGAAAGTATTATCTATAAAGGAACAGTTGAAGGCTATACAGAGGCAAAAGAAGGTAATGGTTATAACAGTTTTTCTGATATAATTGAAAAAATAAGAAGTAATTCAAACAACTATTTAGATGCAGAAAAATACATTGCTTTCTTATATGAAAAAGATTTAAGAGTTGGTGTAGTAGGTCATATAGAATCTAATTTAAGTAAGAATACAAAGTATAAAACTTTTTTAAAGGAAAATAATTACTTTAATCTTAAGAGACTTCAAGATTATGTAGAAAATGTTTATGGAGGAGATTCAGATTCCGATGAAGTAAGTAAGATTTTTAAAATCTCCGACCCAGATGGATTTACGAATCTTAGAAAAGAGAAAAATTCTTCATCAGAAATTTTACAAAAAATAAATAATAATGCAGAAGTTGAAGTATTAGATGATTCAGGTAATTGGTGGCTGATCAAAACAAGTTCTGGAAATAAAGGATATGTTTATAAAACTAAGATTAAAGTTGAATAA
- a CDS encoding DUF4280 domain-containing protein — protein MSEKHIVVQGASLKCKFSVEPKTDILKVKSQDKHYANDKDAEKKLIATDKEIGQTLEKNTFGKCKMQPNGSGDYLPCQATITKWSAFYEKVTLSNQGKILLEDSKGTCPIGGPDCIEVDKHGQKAEASKQNAKKAKPQVNNQLNPLVNTSKFQESLEESDSICK, from the coding sequence ATGAGTGAGAAACATATAGTAGTTCAGGGAGCTTCACTTAAATGTAAATTTAGCGTAGAACCAAAAACAGATATATTAAAAGTAAAATCGCAGGATAAACATTATGCTAATGATAAAGATGCAGAGAAAAAACTCATTGCTACTGACAAAGAAATTGGGCAGACATTAGAGAAAAATACCTTCGGGAAATGCAAAATGCAGCCAAATGGAAGCGGAGATTATCTGCCATGTCAGGCCACAATTACTAAGTGGAGTGCTTTTTATGAAAAAGTAACCTTAAGTAATCAGGGAAAAATTCTGCTTGAAGACAGTAAAGGAACCTGTCCTATTGGAGGACCAGATTGTATAGAAGTAGACAAACACGGTCAAAAAGCAGAAGCGAGCAAACAAAATGCAAAAAAGGCGAAGCCACAAGTAAATAACCAGTTAAATCCGCTGGTTAATACATCAAAATTTCAAGAGAGTTTAGAAGAGAGTGATTCTATTTGTAAATAA
- a CDS encoding LysM peptidoglycan-binding domain-containing protein has translation MYYIDKPEKSSYDKFRIYKIKKGDTLESVARDLGIDAQELRRYHNMYCEIPDLIEADFKSYLEYLILAPEKSIEAKKEQTEKKYQKVSLASNYTLPFVADKINNDYQVNYTTVFGDDVDTIEMKVSVKWLATDRNNYHLFEINKGSIYVNNTIPDTVMDELAAKTASVLYPLKIVVDESGKWVDIYNYDEIENRWKDTKEEVLDYFEGEVAENYIEYTEYALENSERLFESLSSDYFLRAFFNGIYVSYTSNYSFQNEVFFPLEKDEESKFAVQQKIDSILDESNLVKVEQKGDYVDSGGEASFGFDPWKGKFNASYFLDEHSYCIEKINLECSIEYDEPIKVIVQIESLKNEVTQN, from the coding sequence ATGTACTATATAGATAAACCTGAAAAGTCATCATACGACAAGTTTCGTATTTATAAAATCAAGAAAGGAGATACGCTCGAAAGTGTTGCCCGTGATCTTGGCATCGATGCTCAGGAACTTAGAAGGTATCATAATATGTACTGTGAAATTCCGGATTTAATAGAAGCTGATTTTAAGAGTTACTTAGAGTATTTGATTTTAGCACCCGAAAAATCTATTGAAGCTAAAAAGGAACAAACAGAAAAAAAATATCAGAAAGTTAGTTTAGCTAGTAATTATACACTGCCATTTGTTGCGGACAAAATTAATAATGATTACCAGGTTAACTATACAACTGTTTTTGGAGATGATGTAGATACAATAGAAATGAAAGTAAGTGTAAAATGGCTTGCTACTGATAGAAATAATTATCATTTATTTGAAATAAATAAAGGATCTATTTATGTCAACAATACCATACCAGATACAGTTATGGATGAACTGGCAGCTAAAACTGCTTCTGTTTTATATCCATTAAAGATTGTGGTAGATGAATCTGGAAAGTGGGTTGATATTTACAATTATGATGAAATAGAAAATCGATGGAAGGACACAAAAGAAGAAGTGCTGGATTATTTTGAAGGTGAGGTTGCAGAAAATTATATTGAATATACAGAATATGCTTTAGAAAATTCTGAAAGATTATTTGAGTCTCTTTCTTCAGATTATTTTTTAAGAGCTTTTTTTAACGGCATTTACGTTAGTTATACATCAAATTATTCGTTTCAAAACGAAGTCTTTTTTCCATTAGAGAAAGATGAAGAATCGAAGTTTGCGGTACAGCAGAAGATAGATTCGATTTTAGATGAATCAAATTTGGTAAAAGTAGAACAAAAAGGAGATTATGTAGATTCTGGAGGAGAAGCCAGTTTTGGATTTGACCCGTGGAAAGGAAAATTCAACGCTTCGTATTTTCTTGATGAACATAGTTATTGTATCGAAAAGATAAATTTAGAATGCAGTATCGAGTATGATGAACCAATAAAAGTTATCGTACAAATAGAATCTTTAAAGAATGAAGTAACTCAAAATTAA
- a CDS encoding TssN family type VI secretion system protein — translation MVKKHLLALIDIRLIVFLVVIIAVSFILTMVFSDKIKEFAVQYKRKFYIYVFSFVLIYALVGFLGYNKLFTELSDEFRFYQIASLLFGILNVYLYRWYFNEFNLKGVVGIELLFSLLITLYSSVLFVIIYTALNGIALTFLMCSHFLVFIVPTGVYAVFNYMMQIPPKEYVTWKIPERKNPFPEIENVEMKDLLLITLLIQKKETDTKYTSLRSKGPVRIDFGALFYHTVSGYNEHNADSKIDLKENGENCSWVFFLQPKWYQTAKYVDAKYTLSMNGITENSVIICKRQKIKKVNQTKKAEGKGEDFMFEPKVEKKEKEAAV, via the coding sequence ATGGTAAAAAAGCATTTATTAGCCCTTATTGATATTAGGCTTATTGTATTTTTAGTAGTAATTATAGCGGTAAGTTTTATACTTACCATGGTATTCAGCGATAAAATAAAAGAATTTGCGGTACAGTATAAAAGAAAGTTTTACATCTATGTTTTTTCATTTGTATTGATTTATGCCCTGGTTGGTTTTTTGGGCTATAATAAATTATTTACAGAGTTGTCAGACGAGTTTCGATTTTATCAAATTGCATCACTGCTATTCGGAATCCTTAATGTTTACTTGTATAGATGGTATTTTAATGAGTTTAATTTAAAAGGCGTTGTAGGTATCGAATTATTGTTTTCACTTTTAATAACACTTTATTCAAGTGTATTATTTGTGATTATTTATACTGCCTTAAACGGGATTGCACTGACGTTTTTAATGTGTTCTCATTTCTTGGTATTTATAGTACCGACAGGCGTTTATGCAGTTTTTAACTATATGATGCAGATACCTCCGAAAGAATATGTTACATGGAAAATTCCGGAAAGAAAAAATCCCTTTCCTGAGATTGAAAACGTTGAAATGAAAGATTTATTGTTGATTACCCTATTAATTCAGAAAAAAGAAACCGATACAAAATATACTTCTTTAAGATCCAAAGGTCCAGTAAGAATTGATTTTGGTGCACTGTTTTATCATACGGTTTCAGGATATAATGAACATAATGCCGATAGTAAAATTGATTTAAAAGAAAACGGCGAAAATTGCAGCTGGGTATTCTTTTTACAGCCAAAATGGTATCAAACGGCAAAATATGTAGATGCAAAATATACTTTGAGCATGAATGGTATTACTGAAAACTCAGTTATCATTTGTAAAAGACAAAAGATTAAAAAAGTTAATCAAACAAAAAAAGCAGAAGGAAAAGGAGAAGATTTTATGTTTGAACCAAAGGTTGAAAAGAAGGAAAAAGAGGCTGCAGTTTAA
- a CDS encoding type VI secretion system baseplate subunit TssG — protein sequence MERKSKKSLEDLAYEIENISYDIRAEVIANELLENKAVVQDEITISNHGQFSRAYRSDILGAAIQDDNYDKQEYLNIRLSRDSMYDALPEGFVHSLTENNSDKSVKQMIREHKHQKKQEAEARVFFTPFENEIFHYRTKIESVERNFLYKLNGSKPLDFFYDFWGLSHIYPEILVSKFIQLLPYAYKIVGDIDLACNCLSSIIEEKVTYTTTSSKEYSEEAEQIKLGENRLGVDFITGKDYMDYSMNLRIEIGPIMNKPYQHYLKNGDIKIFIDCFCEHFFPMEVEVKTVLLINEETEEFNFSKEPVLGYTTRI from the coding sequence ATGGAAAGAAAAAGTAAAAAAAGCCTTGAAGATCTTGCGTACGAAATTGAAAATATTTCGTATGATATTAGAGCGGAAGTGATTGCTAATGAGCTTCTTGAAAACAAAGCTGTGGTTCAGGATGAAATTACGATTTCGAATCACGGACAGTTTTCACGTGCCTACAGAAGCGATATTCTGGGAGCGGCAATTCAGGATGATAATTACGACAAACAAGAATATCTAAATATACGCTTATCTCGAGACAGTATGTATGACGCACTTCCGGAAGGTTTTGTGCATAGTCTGACCGAAAATAACTCTGATAAATCTGTAAAACAGATGATAAGGGAGCATAAACACCAGAAAAAGCAAGAGGCTGAAGCACGTGTTTTTTTTACTCCTTTTGAAAACGAAATTTTTCATTATCGGACTAAAATTGAAAGTGTTGAAAGGAATTTTTTGTATAAGCTGAACGGGAGTAAACCGTTAGATTTTTTCTATGATTTTTGGGGTTTATCACACATTTATCCAGAGATTTTAGTTTCAAAATTTATTCAGTTACTGCCGTATGCCTACAAGATAGTTGGAGATATTGATCTTGCCTGTAATTGTTTATCAAGCATTATAGAAGAAAAAGTAACCTATACAACAACAAGTTCTAAAGAATACAGCGAAGAAGCTGAGCAGATAAAGCTGGGTGAAAACAGGTTAGGAGTCGATTTTATTACCGGAAAAGATTATATGGATTATTCTATGAATTTAAGGATAGAAATAGGTCCTATAATGAACAAACCTTATCAGCATTACCTTAAAAACGGCGATATAAAAATATTTATAGATTGTTTTTGCGAACATTTTTTTCCAATGGAAGTAGAAGTAAAAACAGTGTTATTGATTAATGAAGAAACAGAAGAGTTTAATTTTAGTAAAGAACCTGTGTTAGGGTATACAACACGAATTTAG
- a CDS encoding C40 family peptidase, protein MRQIVIMILMMHLFTECYAQKYISQIPFKYDYSLELLKKQSQMKETGLKNKTVVNDNSENLSDEVLALKEKYSIILAVMPNKITNYKLYSYIDPWLNTPYKEKSFSKKGIDCSYFLQSLYSDVYKVTLPKDPAGMWKSKSIQIFTGRSFLAEGDLVFFRYDKDHPISDVGLYLHNDRILACTDKGLAIYNFNDEYFQLRYIGAGRINEDGKKK, encoded by the coding sequence ATGAGGCAGATTGTTATAATGATTCTTATGATGCATTTATTTACAGAATGCTATGCTCAAAAATATATTTCGCAGATTCCGTTTAAATATGATTATTCTTTAGAGCTGTTAAAGAAACAGTCTCAAATGAAAGAAACAGGTTTAAAAAACAAAACCGTTGTTAATGACAATTCAGAGAATTTGAGTGACGAAGTTCTCGCTCTAAAAGAAAAATACTCTATTATTCTGGCTGTAATGCCAAATAAAATTACCAACTACAAATTATACTCTTACATAGATCCTTGGCTGAATACGCCATATAAGGAGAAAAGCTTTTCTAAAAAAGGAATTGACTGTTCTTATTTTCTTCAGTCTCTGTACAGTGATGTTTATAAAGTTACGCTTCCTAAAGACCCGGCTGGAATGTGGAAATCAAAATCTATTCAAATTTTTACCGGTCGCAGTTTCCTTGCAGAAGGCGATCTGGTTTTCTTTAGATACGACAAAGATCATCCCATATCAGATGTTGGTTTGTACCTGCATAATGACCGAATTCTGGCTTGTACAGACAAAGGTCTGGCAATATATAATTTTAATGATGAATATTTTCAGTTACGATACATAGGCGCAGGACGAATTAACGAAGATGGAAAGAAAAAGTAA
- a CDS encoding PKD domain-containing protein: protein MNQKNIDIRVVFFFAILLLAGIIAFIVQLFNHVDCDDAKFYIFADHSQSEESIEFYDKTPNAKSWIWDFGDGSEKDVRKHTFHIYKNPGKYYVSLTINGNCTHTKEITIKDKFAADKIGTPKIIVPKTITVGQPAYFKSISDDARTWEWAFGENKGIDETSSNPVYSFITPGEKTITLVINGDFSRVAKKIIYVHPRVIKKTNPLDVSSYEFEKKAEAFALPRGPVKKDPLEEMLQYVPVAPKAKTVKDTVATTKKAPKMSEDQFEILFKKVAEGSKVKDDFAEFLCDDLDIPVVKNDKDLLTFAQLCASVKGKKIKIESIRLNKDKQTNCIKGLNISYKVKKYLVWSKD from the coding sequence ATGAATCAAAAAAATATTGATATCAGGGTTGTGTTTTTTTTCGCAATTCTCTTATTAGCTGGAATCATTGCATTTATAGTGCAGCTTTTTAATCATGTCGACTGTGATGATGCTAAATTTTATATTTTTGCAGACCATTCTCAATCCGAAGAATCGATTGAGTTTTACGACAAAACTCCAAACGCAAAATCATGGATTTGGGACTTTGGAGACGGATCAGAAAAAGATGTCAGAAAACACACTTTTCACATCTATAAAAATCCGGGAAAATACTATGTTTCTTTAACAATAAACGGTAATTGCACCCATACAAAAGAGATCACGATAAAGGATAAATTTGCTGCAGATAAAATAGGCACTCCAAAAATTATTGTACCCAAAACTATTACTGTTGGACAGCCCGCTTATTTTAAATCAATTTCTGATGATGCCAGAACCTGGGAATGGGCATTTGGTGAAAATAAAGGCATTGATGAAACCTCTTCTAATCCTGTTTACAGCTTTATCACGCCGGGCGAAAAAACGATTACTTTAGTCATAAACGGAGATTTCAGCCGTGTGGCAAAAAAGATAATTTATGTGCATCCACGAGTTATAAAAAAGACGAATCCGCTGGATGTAAGCTCTTATGAATTTGAGAAAAAAGCCGAAGCTTTTGCTTTGCCAAGAGGACCTGTTAAAAAAGATCCGCTTGAAGAAATGCTGCAATATGTTCCGGTTGCTCCAAAAGCAAAAACTGTAAAAGACACTGTTGCCACGACTAAAAAAGCACCTAAAATGTCTGAAGACCAGTTTGAAATTTTGTTTAAAAAAGTAGCCGAAGGCAGTAAAGTTAAAGATGATTTTGCTGAGTTTTTATGTGATGATCTGGATATTCCGGTTGTAAAAAATGATAAAGATCTCTTAACTTTTGCACAATTATGTGCTTCTGTAAAAGGAAAAAAAATAAAAATTGAGTCAATACGCTTAAACAAGGACAAACAAACTAACTGCATTAAAGGATTAAATATCAGCTATAAAGTAAAAAAATATCTGGTATGGTCTAAAGATTAA
- a CDS encoding AAA family ATPase — protein MEEEKNVFSAELLSALEIAKKIAKTNLNKYYSASHLLKAVLNRDLSLLKRLEAMGKDVYYLDEWAEVRIEEEPKTTHVLDAEPSDLIDEIIKEAESVRIALNEDEISLYAVIIALSSPGVGFNFDQMKSYPISRNELLEDQIVIPQTESGAKQEVKKGFLSKYCIHKNLEKNKKRIPAIGREAELNAIKEILCRFSKPNVLLIGDRGIGKSILIDTLVQNVITNQVPDALNKVQLFELDLSSLIAGASYKGEIEDRLKNCIQELKQYPRAILIIEEIHILLDKNGGDSGVSNVLKGELAKGLNIIATSTIDEFSKRIEKEQGLSGMFEIVKLEESDDETLFRMIRESIKTYQEHHKIQIDDETISESIRLSRRYLKEKSLPESAINLIDHTMSVLKTSGETFLNEKQSIINRLNLLKENTSNLSEDQLIKEYNWFLVDLINKTTFLMDVDEQNEKRNFETSESILNYIENLIKTLEEKALDKRSHIEAFDLSLIIAKKTGIPAGKLKEEEKQKLNNIEEVLNRRVIGQDHCIATVAGSILEARSGLSKAGQPIASFFFLGPTGTGKTELAKSLAEFLFQDENAIIRFDMSEFKEEHSAALLYGAPPGYVGYEEGGLLVNKIRQKPYSIVLFDEIEKAHPSVFDVFLQIMDEGKLHDRLGKEGDFSNAIILFTSNIGADHIVNTFNNGEIPTSGSLMEIMGNYFRPEFLGRLTEIVPFAPISKENALKIFEIHLKKEFMDLLKNINIKVEIPMEAKLYLAENGYNAKYGARPIKSIIRSHLRRPLAKKIISGEVKDGDTISVTIENNEVKWVKEEFTAVN, from the coding sequence ATGGAAGAAGAAAAAAACGTTTTCAGTGCAGAATTATTAAGCGCATTAGAAATTGCGAAGAAAATCGCTAAAACCAATTTAAATAAATATTACTCGGCGTCACATTTGTTAAAAGCAGTTTTAAACAGGGATTTATCACTCTTAAAACGTCTTGAAGCTATGGGCAAAGATGTTTATTATCTTGATGAATGGGCAGAAGTACGAATTGAAGAAGAACCAAAAACTACTCATGTTCTTGATGCTGAGCCAAGTGATTTAATTGATGAGATTATAAAAGAGGCCGAATCAGTACGTATAGCACTTAATGAAGATGAAATTAGTCTTTATGCCGTGATAATTGCTTTAAGTTCTCCGGGTGTAGGTTTCAATTTCGATCAAATGAAGTCTTATCCTATCTCAAGAAATGAATTATTAGAAGATCAGATAGTTATTCCGCAAACTGAGAGTGGTGCAAAACAAGAAGTAAAAAAAGGTTTTTTAAGCAAATACTGTATCCATAAAAATCTGGAGAAAAATAAAAAAAGAATTCCTGCAATTGGGCGTGAAGCCGAATTGAATGCCATAAAAGAAATTCTCTGCCGATTCTCTAAACCTAATGTTCTGCTTATAGGCGACCGAGGCATTGGAAAATCGATTTTAATTGATACTCTTGTTCAAAATGTAATAACAAATCAGGTTCCGGATGCTTTAAACAAAGTACAGCTTTTTGAACTCGACTTATCTTCTCTTATTGCCGGAGCTTCATACAAAGGCGAAATTGAAGACCGTTTAAAAAACTGCATTCAGGAATTAAAACAATACCCCAGAGCTATTTTAATTATTGAAGAAATTCATATTTTACTCGATAAAAACGGAGGAGATTCCGGCGTTTCAAATGTTCTTAAAGGCGAACTGGCAAAAGGATTAAATATTATCGCGACCTCAACAATCGATGAATTTTCAAAAAGAATTGAGAAAGAACAAGGACTTTCCGGAATGTTTGAGATCGTTAAATTAGAAGAATCTGATGATGAGACTTTGTTCAGAATGATTCGCGAATCTATCAAAACCTATCAGGAACATCATAAAATACAAATAGACGATGAAACCATTTCAGAATCTATCCGCTTATCCAGAAGGTATTTAAAAGAAAAAAGCCTTCCTGAATCTGCAATTAATCTGATCGATCATACGATGTCGGTTTTAAAAACTTCAGGAGAAACTTTTCTTAATGAAAAACAATCTATTATCAACAGATTAAATCTTTTAAAAGAAAATACCAGCAATTTATCTGAAGATCAATTGATAAAAGAATACAATTGGTTTCTGGTTGATTTAATAAACAAAACAACATTTTTGATGGATGTTGATGAACAAAATGAAAAAAGAAATTTTGAAACATCAGAATCGATCTTAAATTATATTGAAAACCTGATTAAAACGCTTGAAGAAAAGGCACTTGATAAACGCTCTCATATTGAAGCTTTTGATTTGTCTTTGATTATTGCTAAAAAAACCGGAATTCCGGCAGGAAAACTTAAGGAAGAAGAAAAACAGAAACTAAACAATATTGAGGAAGTTCTAAACCGAAGAGTTATTGGACAGGATCATTGTATAGCAACGGTTGCAGGCTCTATTTTAGAGGCAAGATCCGGATTAAGCAAAGCCGGACAGCCTATAGCATCTTTCTTTTTTCTTGGACCAACAGGAACGGGAAAAACAGAATTAGCCAAAAGTTTAGCCGAGTTTCTGTTTCAGGATGAAAATGCCATCATTAGATTTGATATGTCTGAGTTTAAAGAAGAGCATTCAGCAGCGCTTCTTTACGGTGCGCCTCCTGGTTATGTAGGTTATGAAGAAGGCGGTCTGCTGGTGAACAAAATCAGACAAAAACCTTATTCTATTGTTTTATTTGACGAAATTGAAAAAGCACATCCTTCTGTTTTTGACGTATTCCTTCAAATTATGGACGAAGGAAAACTACATGATCGTTTAGGAAAAGAAGGTGATTTTTCGAATGCTATTATACTTTTTACCTCAAATATTGGGGCAGATCATATTGTAAATACTTTTAATAACGGCGAAATTCCAACATCTGGTTCTTTAATGGAAATTATGGGGAATTATTTCAGACCTGAATTTTTAGGACGTTTAACTGAAATAGTACCTTTTGCCCCTATCAGTAAAGAAAATGCATTGAAAATATTCGAAATCCATCTCAAAAAAGAGTTCATGGATTTATTAAAAAACATCAATATTAAAGTTGAAATTCCCATGGAGGCTAAACTTTATCTTGCTGAAAACGGATATAATGCTAAATATGGTGCAAGACCAATCAAAAGTATTATCAGAAGTCATTTAAGAAGACCTTTGGCAAAAAAAATAATTTCAGGAGAAGTAAAAGACGGCGATACAATTTCTGTTACCATAGAAAACAATGAAGTAAAATGGGTAAAAGAAGAATTTACCGCTGTAAATTAA